The nucleotide window GCACCCAGAGCGGCGAAAACGTCGGGGACCAACGAGGCGGGGCTCCGATGCCGCTTGAGCCGCCGCGGCAGCCTCCAGCAGGGAGTGTCGAAGGAGCAAGAGGAGGCCGAGCTTCCGAAACGGAAAGAAGGAGATAGGCCGCACGTACTGTGGGACAAGTATTGGGCCGGGCTCGTCTCGGAGAGGCCGCGCGGTCGAAACCAAGCGCGACCCGTCGCCAATTAAACTTTGCGAACACGGAACATCTCTCTCGCGCTGGAATAATGAAGCCCAATAGAGCCCAACAGCCTCTCTAGCCACATCTGCCGCATCACCGATACCAGCCCAGCCCATTCCATTAAACCAGGGCGACATATGGAGCCCAGTAGCCCACGCGCCACACGTTCATGGCGATTCGAGGATCAGTAACACTGTAACAAAGATTATTTATAGAGAAGAAATAGCATTCTTTCATCAGAAAAGAAAAGTGAATAAATAACACGGCCGTCTCTTCCCTGGCGATGACCGGAAGACCACCGAAAGAGGAGAGGACGCCGTGCATTCTTCCATCCGTTGGCAGCGTAGTCATTACCATTGAATAGGCATTAAGTCTCTTTAGTTAGTTGCTAAACCCGGTTGTTTGCTAGTTAATGGCTTCTAGTGCTGGCCGGCGTCGCCAAGATCATCCTTGCTGGCTATAGTTTATTACTACTCCTATACTAGCTATCCTCGCCGCAACGGCTTCTCCAAAGTCCTCTGAATACGccattttcttcttcattggcggcTTGCTGTTCTTCGCACCGCTGCACGAGAAACCTAAGGGAAGGCTTCCCCCGTCTCTTTCTCCGCGGACCACAAGATGAACAATCTTCTCACGGTATGTGCAGCTCGTTCTTGCAAGATTGTCTCTCCTTTTTTGTTAAAGTTTTCATGCCGGGTTGGGTACTTAGATTAGACTGTATGGAAACAATGATTTTGTCATGTCAGACTACCTGTCTGTCTTTGAATCCTAGCTGACTGATTTTCCTGTTGGGATAACCTGCAAAAACCGAGATACCAAATTCAGTGCAAAATTTGTAGTGGCTGTCTTCATGATAATTTAGTAATTTACTCATGTGCTAGTTGGAACCGCTGTGGGTTCTGTTAATTCGATGACAGGATTCCTTTGAGAGGGATGAGAAGCCAGAAAGGGAGAGGGACATTGAGATGGGGAATCGAAATCCCAAGGACAACTCTGATTATGGTCTCAAAGACTTCTTTGAACAGGTTTGGTCTTCAGTTTATAATGAAAGCACTAGTGCAGATCTGAAAGTTTTATCAACTCTTCTTTTATGCGGTATTGCAGCACTGGTAGTTAATCATGCAGACATAGTATTTACTGTTTTTCTTACAAGGAGTTTTTTTTTCTTGCGTTAGGTCAAGGAGATTGAGCTGCTGTTGGATAAGATGTCCAACATAGTTCACAAGCTTCAGGTAAATATTACTCTATTTTTAAAGTTTGGTTCGGAAATGTTAGTTCTCCGTGACAACATGTGTTTTCCTGCATTTCCTATTCGTGTTAGTTTTGGACCCGTCACCCATGTAGACACAATTTATACTTTGTACAAATCTACAGGAAGCTAATGAGGAATCGAAGTCAGTCACAAAGGCTTCTGCAATGAAAGGTGCATGTGCAACTTCACTTGTTGACACACAGACTGATATCAGCATTTCTAAACTGAACGCTCATCTGAAATAACTCGTCTTCCAGCGATAAAAGGGCGCATGGAGAAAGACATTGATGAAGTAGGGAAGATCGCACGCAACGTAAAAGTGAAGTTGGAACAAATGGACAGAAATGTACAGACATTAGCCTGACCATATATATCTTTAGCATGTCATTCACCCGATGCTCGTCAGTGTTCATCCTCCTTTTCGGTTTGCAGAATCTTGAGAACAGAAAGAAGCCAGGGTGTGGGAAGGGCACGAGCGTAGACCGATCAAGGATGTCGATGACCATGTAAGATCCTCATCATGCATTTATTATGCTAATGCAAGCATCTAGTACGGTGGGTTCAGCAAATGCTGCTAAGGACTAGCTAGTAGCTAGTATTTACTAGTTGATCCTAATGACTATATAAGGCACCCCTAAATAATTTCAAATCGGATCACTGTTCATCTCCAGACACCACGCACATTTCTCTGGCAAATAAATTGAGTAGAACCTGTTTCAAGACCATGCTAGTTTACCGGTTAATCCACAATATTTTGAATCTAGACATAGAACCATAGTTGCATAGAGGGCAAGATTGCATATATATCAAATATATccaaaaataatccaacaaaaggTGAACTTCGATTGCAGTGCATTGAAGAAGAAGCTGAAAGAAAGAATGAACGATTTCCAGGTGCAATGacctcactctctctccatcttcTTTGTCGAAGCAAAATTAAAGACTTGGAATCATATTGTTTACCATTCATTGCAGAATCTAAGACAAACTATACAAGAAGAGTACCGAGAAGTTGTAGAGAGGAGGATCTTCACAGGTATGTAATTTTTTTCTTTACTATCGCTCTTATCCATCATTTCAGTTTGAGTTAACCTGTTGACTGAATATTTACAAACTTTAATCTTGAACTGGAACAGTCACGGGAACAAAGCCTTCTGAGGAGGTGAGGATGGTGGTTCTACCACACTACGCTAGGTACAGCAAACACTTACCTCTCCTGACCAAATTTTGGCACAATGACTAGGTGATTGACCGTCTCATTGAGACCGGAAGCAGCGAGCAGATCTTCGAGAGAGCAATCCAAGGGACAGGTAGAGGACAGGTCAGTTAATAGTGCATTATTATTTAATTTCACTTCATACTTGTATTGTTCATCTCGATGTGTTAGGTCTAACTATTCTTGCTTTACGTTTCATAATTTGCACTtgaggtatagattcttgccacGGTTGAAGAAATTCAGGAACGGCATGATGCAGTCATGGAGATAGAAAAAAGGCTCCTTGAACTGCAGCaggtagtgtttttttttttttttttgatgaaaCGCAGCAGTTAGGTTTTGACAAGAATGCAGCTTAGACGAAGTTGTTCAAAACATCAACAAAGTGATTTTATAACAACATAAGAATATTTACTACTATTTACAATCTAATAACCTGTAACATGTACATAATTGATCACATCAATTTCCAGATTGCCCATGGCCACTAAACCATGGCGTGTACTGTTCATTTTCAGATTTTTGCAGACATGGCAGCACTCGTTGATGCACAAGGAGAGGTTCTAGACAACATAGAGAATCAGGTTTGTAACTTCACTTCTTGGTCTGATTAGTATATGTCactgaaaaaaaaaaagagaaactgAATTTAattagtgcttctggaaaattGTTTGACCGCTGATCCATTTACATCGTCAGGTTCAAAATGCTGTAAACCATGTGGTAACCGGTACTGAAGCGCTACGCGAAGCAAAGAGCTATCAGAAGAAGTCGAGAAAGTGCATGATGATCGCAATTATCATTCTGCTGGTAATTGCCATCATAGTTGTGCTTTCGATTCTAAAGCCATGGGCTAAATCTAAGTAAGGAGGAGCAAAGCAAGGGAAACCAAATACAATCTTCTGTTGCATGTATTGTAAACGTACTAGTCTGCTTAATTCGTGTAAGTTGAAACTAATTCTCTTGGCTATATCATTCAGCCTTATTCTTGTAAGAGTACATACTAAAGCGTCATGAAAACCAAAATCTTTACCGTGGAAGTAGATTATTGCAAACAAATGAAATTTCAGTTTATCATGCTGGTTTTTTGTGCAGATTTTTTATACATTAATATGTTTGTAGTCGGACTGTGATCACTTTCttaaagcatctccaagagtttcctacTTTTTTCTTCTAACAACTTATAGTTTGGTAACTCCTAAACAGATTTGGGGAGGTAAAAAAAaagtcatctccaagagtttctaataaatgaCATCTAAAAAATTAAATTTAGGGCCATATGAATTATGTTGCCGCTTTTTTTCTTCCACCGTGCTCTTCAGCCCCAGCAGCTCCTTCCACTGCAGACTCCCAGAACGTGACACACACCTGCATTGCTGGCTGGCTGCCACTGGAACACGTACGCAGGCCGCAGGTCGTGTACGGCGCAGGAAGAAGGTTTTCATCGTGTCTTCGTCTGTTCGTCGTCACTCGATCGACAGTTGAGGAGTGTTTAGATGGCACGTACGTGTTGACATGTACAACCGGgagcagccgccgccaccgcaggcccagcagcagctcatggcGCCGCCGCTGATGTCCTTCTCCAGCGACTTCGCGCTGGAGCCGCCGGGCCGCGCGGACGCGGACTTCGAGTTCTCACCGGCGGGCAGCCGGCCCATGATGGACGCGGACCAGCTCTTCTCCAAGGGCCGCATCCTGCCGCTGCGGGAGGCCGCGCCGCGGCCACCGACGACCCTGCGCGATGAGCTGCGCACGGCGCCGGACGCCGCCGACCGTGGCCGCCGCGGGCCTGCACGGTGGAAGGAGCTGTTGGGCTGAAGAGTCGAAGGATACTCGCGGGGCTGCAGTGCGTAAAGTTACACGAATTGAGGAGGAATTTCTCAAGTTCTAAAAAATTATGAGTTGTTGGAGAGGgattttttctcatctttctaaaaaaTAAAGATTAAAAGAATGTTTAGggaactcttagagatgctcttagaaACCACCACAAGAGTAGAACCGGAATAAATACGAAGCAAGTCGCCCCCTGTGCCGCGAGCACAGGCCGACCCACGCGTCCAGATCGCGGACGTAGTACGCCTCGCCGTGGAACGGGAGGACCCAGTCGTCGTGGCGGGGTGGAGCCAGCCTGCAAGTGCGGGAGGGACCTGCTGAAGGAGACACGTGAGCGCCAGCCTTGTCTATATGGGCAACGCCAGGTTCTgtcccgttcgcttggaggaattttggagAAATCTGAAGGAATCTAGATGAATCTGAAGAAATTTGTGAAAGTAAAACATTGTTCCagataaaaaaaaagaagaggaTCCAGCCAGGTTTAAGAGCACGCGACCCTCCTTGAGACTGTGACGCAGCCGCACCAGGACCGCTCAGATACTTCGGTCTCATCGTGCCCATGCTGCTTCGCGTAGTAACCTCCCGAGTCCAGTACTCTTGGGACGCTGAGCTTTGCGTAGTAAACAGGAGGGCTAAGGTCTACAAGCTGCCTTGGCAATCGTCAAAAAACCTCGCGCGTTCTGGATCTAATACGAAGTGAAGAAGCACACGACGTTGAACAAGAGTCCACCATTAGTGTAGTTTCTCGTGTTGGGCAGGGCCCGCTTGTATTCAATGCATTCAGTTGATTACTGCCTACCTCAGTCCTAAAAAAAATTGTAACTATGGGCTACGTAAAATGATTCATATTTAACCAAGTTTTACAGTAAAAATTGAAACTAATGATATTTATtcaatatcataaatattgtaacttttttatctataattggtcaaacttataAGGTACTAAAACGTGATATTGTgctagaattacattctttttgtgacggagggagtatttaatAACAAACTTGCTAGCGTCGGACGATACCCGCTCAGCGAGCGAGCGACCACCCTAGCGTGTCACGCTTGCGAGCGAGCGCCCTAGCAGTGGCCCCGTGCCGCCCCGGACGTCGCTCGCACCTCCAGCCACTTCCCACGCGCATCCGATGTGTAACACCCGATTTATTTTTGAAACATCCATATGCAACAGTTGCAATATACAAAAGAAGacatataaaacacttgaaacatgtgtctgaaacacttacaaaaatacctgaaaacacttgaaaaccatagcaaaaatatgtaacatccagatgaaacacttgcaacagatGTATGAAACACccgaacacttgaaacatacgcttgcaacatgcatgtatatgcaacatctagatctactattgcaacatacgtctgctacaaatgaaacatttagaacatacacttgaaacatacgtgcatAACCATTGCAGCATGTGCAAAATCactatctacttttgcaacaacaatacgaaacacttacaacatatctcttaaacacctaaaacacttgaaacatatagttGCAACATGCGCTTCTTAGTGCAAACATCTGCTTGCAACTTCAGCGAATGGAGGCTCATCGGCGCATGGAGGTAACCGGTGGCTTGCCAGCGGCGTGGAGCTCGCCGGCAACACGGAGCTGGGCGACGGCATACAGAGGGCGGGGTGGGGGCGGCATGGGTAGCGGTGGTGTAGAGGGCGGGCGGATGGTGCGTGAAGGTCACTGGTGTGCTCGTCGACGGCACGTAGCTCGGTGGCGCTTAGGGCGGGGTGAGGACAGCGCGTTGAAGTTGCGGCGATCGAGGCAGAGTGGGGAGTCGCGGGGTGCAGACTCATCCATATTTACGAACGCCTTCCATGGGAGGAAAACAGAGGTTGGTGGGGTCACCTGAGAGCAAAGCACAACGACGAGGAAGGCATGTAGGTGGACGCAGCGGTGTAGGGAGCGAGCAGGGAAAGGGGGAAGGTGGATGCGCACGACGACATAGGGATGCAACAGCATAGCGAGCGAGCCCTTGCAGTGGAGAATGAGCGAGTCGTGTGGGCCTGTGCGAAGAAGCCCGAAGCGGTGTGCCAACTCGTTTCGGTCCATGGCTTTAACGGTGGATGCGGCGTCCGACGGAAAGAGAACCGTCCGGAAGCACTAATTCAAGCGTTTTTTATTTAATAAAGAGGAAAATAAAGCAAAAAAAATACCATGTCAAGAGTCGAGCCTAAATACATATATTCTTCTACTACACCCCATAGCCCAAAAAGGCCCAGCAGTCTATGACCCAACTTCTCTCCCACAAGTGCACTCGTATCGCCCGCTCTCACCCTTCAAAGCATCTCCATCAGATTAAGGAAAACCCATCTCCTTTTCATATAACCAGCAACAAAGGGAATTGGAGAAAACAGGCATGCTCCAGCAAATCCCTTTTCTAATATTCTTTCTTAAACCTTTTTCTCAATACCTCAAATAAAGGGGATCTgccagtatttttttctcaatcTCTTTTCATGCCGTCACCGCACCGGATAGGCAGGCGCGTGGGTCGGCCGCACCGCCGCTGCACCGAGCCACCGGCCATGCCCCCTTGCCGGCCACAGGGAGAGAAGAGGGTGGAGAGTGTCACGAGAGACCAAAGAGAGAAGAGGGTGGAGGGAGTCACCGGAGAGAAGAGGGATGTGATTTTTTTCTCAATCTGCTTAAGCAACCTTTCCCTAAAATTAAAATTACTATTACCTCAATTCCCTATAGCAATTTTTAAGGGAGAGAAGAAAGGGGGTCTATTGCAGATGGTCTTAGGTACTACTCCTTCTACGTTCTATCTCGTGTTCTCTCCAACCTCAAACCCTAGCACGACAAGCACTGGGCAGTGCCCGAGTGGTGGACTCGGGACTCCAGCGGCGTCACGTCGCCATGAGGCTTAGGTACTACTCCTATGTTCTCTCTCCCGTTTTCTCCAACCTCAAACTCTGTCACGACGAGCGTTAGGTAGTGGCCTAGCGGCGGACTCGGGACTCCGGCGGCCAGAGAGGGCGTGTCGCCACAATGAAGTATGGACAGTGGCGCGGAATGCGCAATGGCGCCATGGGTGGCGAGCAGGggtagagggagggagggaggggctgaGGGGGCAGGCACCTCCTATGCTTGGTGAGGTCATCTTGTGTATACAAAATTCCACCAtttaaagaattttttttatatttatccTCAATAATTCATCAGTTAGTACTTGGCCTCACTCATGGTTATTTGTGGCTCCACCCTCGGCGGCGAGCGCCGAATGCCGGCCGAGCACAAGCCGGAACTCGCAAGGGTGCAGTGCCACATTGTCGTAGCCGCCGGCCATCCACCTTCTTTGAGTTGAAAGGCTTAGGGtagtcccaatggtgtattgatgatggtttctatcctcattaaatgacttgctacgtaggcaaaacgctgacatggcaacgtaattaatgaagaaagaaagcaaaaatcatagaaattgtttcctcatgaagaaatcaggtcttctcttgacccaatgcaccaagaaaccatgaaatcgccattggggagaaaccattAGTTTCTAGCGGGCTCgtgccgcactcccattggaggaagaagatagagttgggagagagaaagagaaaataattattactcatagaaactatGAGTTGAAAAGTAGTACtttgttatagaaactactagtttctttcgttGGGACTGCCCTTATTGTCTTCACTTGCTGTGCTGCATTTCACTGTTATCCTTATTAATTATGATTGTGATTACGCAATTTGACTTTTACTAATTAAAATCAGCGATTGTTGAAATATATAGAAATGTGTATATTGATGAATAGAGACGGAGAGGATTACATGCTGACGACTTATTACACGGATGAACCCCCACACAGTTACTCTACACACATGAGTATATGACATATATCTTATATATATCTACTTGCACGAGTATATTGCTGCGATCATTCTACACCGCCGTCGCGGTGGGATCCCACGGCCGCCGCGTGCCTCGCCGCCGGCCACACAATAAAACTGAGCCAGAAGCCTCGCCGCGGCAGCGTGGAACACATACCAGGAGAGCAGCCAGAACTAACATGCAGCTGGATCGATCATGCGTCGACTAGTAAATCGAAGCCACCAATTGACCCAGCAGACGAGATATGTACCCAGCTGTGGCTACTCCAGCCGCAGGATAAGCCTGAGGTCGCGCgtcgcagcggcggcggcgtcgacggcggcggcgggcacgGCCTTCCCGGTGGCGAACTGCGGTAGCGGCAGCAAGCTCGGGTCGGGTGACGTCGAGAACGCCGGCCCGGCGTACACCTCCGCCGCAGGCCTCGCCTTCCTGCCGTGGCGTCTTGGGCCCACTGTTCCAGCCGGCGGCGACCTCCTCCTGGTGGCGCCGGGGCGGTTGTTGTCGCTACCAGCAGCCCTccggtgcgccgccgccgcccggatcCTCTGCGGCGCCGGCATCAGGATGTTGTGCGCGCGCAACACATCGGTGGCCATGCCGACGACGAGAGCGAGATCGAGGACGCGCGAGGGAGGTGAAGAAATTAGTTGGGGGCGCTGACGCTGATCGCCGCTGCGCTGGTGGTTGTGGAATTCTCGTCGGGTGCGGGCGCAGGTCTATTATAGGAGCGGAAACGCGGAAGAGGGATACTAGTGGATTCGGTCGACGCGTTGCCGGCTCGTCCGGCGTGGTTTTGGTGGACTTTGACAGCTTCCTCGCCGCTTCGCTTGGGTCCCCTCCAGTCGACACTCGACAGGTTCGGCGCATCTTCGCGTCCGTCCTTCTGAGTTCTGATTGCACAGCTCGTTGGAATTGAAGCCTTGTTCCACTACCTAACAGTCCGATGTGTGTCCGGTGTATGCGTGGGAGCGGTGTGGCCCATCAGCGTGGAGTTGAAGGGCCACGCTAGCGCAGTAGCGCCACATCCACTTCCCGTCTTCCGTGAGCCGCGAGTGAATCAGCGTTCTGGCTCTCTGCGAGATCGCCACCGCGAACGGCGCATCGTGCAGACGGAATCACGGAGAGAGGATGATCATTCGGCACAGACGTACAGTTCTTCTTATGGAGCAGTTTTTTAAGCTCAAAATTTGTTTAAGGTCACCTGCATTACAAGAAAGATTGAATAGCTTAGCTATATACGGCATTGAGAAGGATTTTGGACGACATTTATCTTGATATTGTTCTTGATGATATTTCATCATCAAGAAATGTCCGAAGGTGTCTTTTTAAAGCATTATTGTCTTGTTTGAGGTAATTATATACTTATTTTATTGCTCTTTtagttctatttatttatttattgtagtATCATTATCTTTTTTTTATGAACTAAATAAATGCCGCAAGTCAAGTCTTACTAGTACTACCATTGATTTATTTATCATATTATGCAAAATAATTCTAGTCTAAATGGCTCATAGTGTCATGTTCGTCCAACCGTCCAAGAGTGGAGTACTCCGGCGATGGTGAGATTTGCGCAGTCAACTGGGGGGCTAGGACCTACAAGCTGCCTCGCTACTCATCAGAGGGtaaaccttttgcctttccaaattcttcttctttttgattGAAACTATGGAGCAAAACTCCCCAGGAAATATATTGCCAAACAAAACCGAGACAGGTTACAAGCCAAGTTGTAATTACATGACAAACATCTGGTGGGAGACGACAGGAGTGAAGCTTAACTTCACTTATAAAGCGTTGTTTCCAAACCGCAGGAGAAAGAGCCCGGTTGTTGAAGATATAGTCATTCCGCTCTTTCCAAATGCACTAGGCTGCTATAAAAAAAAAAAGCTCCATGAAGTAGGGAACGCGCAGCTGTTGTTTCATCTGAATAAGCCTATGAAATATGTCCCCTTGAGTTGACCACTGAACGCCTATAGGAGGAACCAACGAGTAGTACTAGAGGAGCATTCAAGAAATAAGTGCATGGCTGATTCCTCTATATTGTCAGGGCAAAGCACACAATTGTGGCCcagttcgcgtgcccttaaacccggcttgatccgcttcttttttcatccggaacggtgttttcctctcacagattcctccagcattcctccaaacgaGCAGGCCCTGTATCCTTCATCAAGATGCTTGCGACGTCTTCTAAAAATGTTTCTTGTGTTCAAGTAACAGCCAACCAAAAAATTTCACACGTGGTATACATTTGGATTTCCATATCCAAATAAAAGGAGCTGGCGGGGTAATTGAGCTGAGTGAGTGATTGTAGTACTTGCTTCAAGTATAAGCCGAACCCCAAACGCATGGCCAGATGTCATCGACTCATCGTTGTGCCAGTTCTCCTCAAAATCGTGGACTGTAAGCTGAAATACCTGAAATTCATTGAAAGCTTGCCGAGACATGGGCAATCTGAAGAGCGTAAGCAGATAAGCTTTGGAAAAGGAAGAATTTTGCCGTCTGGACTTAATTTAGTGATATGATGATAACTGAACAAGCATGGTATCATGCTAATGTTAATGCGGAGATTTTCGTGTACTACATTTTCTTTTTAAGTTTTTCAGGAGTATATTATATTCTGGTAGACCGAGAACTGAGATAGATTATGTCCCTGCACTCTGGTTCTAGCTGTGAGCTGACTGCCCTTTTTCTTAACTTTCTCTTTGCTAATGAACCTTAAAATTGGCAGTCATTAAAAATTCTGACCATTAACATTCAGGGACGGAGCCATAAATTATACATGAGGGACAGCTAAAAAGATCCAATTTGTAAAAATGGAGCGTAGCTCAACCGGTCAATTTATCGACTTGACAATGGTGCTCGCGTTTTCTTATATATGTATTTTAGGATTTAATGCGCTATTTTTTCAGTAGTAGATGACATGCCCGTTGATAGTAAGACTCTATAATGATCTCATAAATCTCTAGATTTATTGGTCAGTCTTTCGGAAATGCACCTAGGGATGATTTTATTATTTATGGTCTTTTGGATGTGCTTATATGGGGTCATTGTATTGTATAGTTATGCTTTATATAATTttattatctagaagatattaataggtatatataataaaaaaaattgttaTATTCTCCcacttaatataaataaaaagtaTAAAGTTATGCAATTAAAAAAATTGTTGTGATATGTtattggggtggggggggggggcaattGCCCCTGCCTGACCCCGGGCTCCACCACTGTCGGTGTAACACCGTTTTAAAATTTGGTAGTCTCTGTTGTAAAGCATACGGACTCTATACTAGAAGGAAAGGAGAAAGAATAATCTTAACCTTGTGTTTGTATAATTGTATGtgggctcttaccaaactcttagacCTTGACAGGGCTATATATACGTGTGAGCTCTATATTGTAATCATGTATATTCAGAGGAATAAATTTTAGACCTTGGTAGGGCTATATATACgtgggagctctatgttgtaatcaTGTATATTCAGAGGAATAAAGAATAGTTTTTCTATCTCTTGtatttatggccccgttcgcttcgctaaaaaaacaagccgaaacattgttccggctgatttgttgggagaggaaaacactgttccgactgaaaaaacaagtcgaaaaagacggattataagagaagcgaacggggcctatgtaTTCTACTTTCACGTACTATGTTGAGcatgagagagcgagagagaaaggTCCTAACCGCTGATGACCTATTTTACAACAGGCTCAACAATTGTATGTACATGCATATAACAGTACTAAAAATGAAGATTTTTAATCCCGAGATCAGAGTGCCATAATCAAATTTTGTATTCAATCTCAAGTGATAAATAATCTCACAGATTGACACCAATACTTTAAACCCAACATGGTTTTTCATTTGGAGTCATAACTCAACTCCATTCGTATATAGCTAGACGACTCATTGATTCATTTATGCTGATTATAGTTCAGTTTGGAAAACATCTTCCCCTGGCTGATGATccgactcttttttttttcttatttatttAGGGCCTTCTCCGAATCATTATTCTTTCTCAGTCTTCATCAAATTCTGGATTTGGCCATAACTTGCAGGCCACTGCTCCCAGTTGCGGGCCGTGAATCCTTGAACTGCTCTTCAGTAACTCCTGCAAAGCACAAGTACAAACTATATATGAGCAGCATGTTTGGTAAATCAGATCAGATATATAAAAAACATCAAAACTATATATGAAAGAACAGTAAATTATTTTTCAAAAAGCACTGGTGTTGAATGAAATGAGGCACTTGCCTTTGCCCATGGCTGCAGTTGAGGAGATGCCACCCTGCACAGTCTTGAGCACCCTGTCGTAGAAGTTGGCGCCCGACCACTTCTGATGCTCGAGCGTCTCCACGCCGTTGATCCTCTCCTCCCTCTGGATCCTCTCCACGTAGGCCAGCATGCCGCGCCGCGCGAAGTCCCGC belongs to Miscanthus floridulus cultivar M001 chromosome 4, ASM1932011v1, whole genome shotgun sequence and includes:
- the LOC136552458 gene encoding syntaxin-132-like, with protein sequence MNNLLTDSFERDEKPERERDIEMGNRNPKDNSDYGLKDFFEQVKEIELLLDKMSNIVHKLQEANEESKSVTKASAMKAIKGRMEKDIDEVGKIARNVKVKLEQMDRNNLENRKKPGCGKGTSVDRSRMSMTIALKKKLKERMNDFQNLRQTIQEEYREVVERRIFTVTGTKPSEEVIDRLIETGSSEQIFERAIQGTGRGQILATVEEIQERHDAVMEIEKRLLELQQIFADMAALVDAQGEVLDNIENQVQNAVNHVVTGTEALREAKSYQKKSRKCMMIAIIILLVIAIIVVLSILKPWAKSK
- the LOC136552459 gene encoding uncharacterized protein; this translates as MATDVLRAHNILMPAPQRIRAAAAHRRAAGSDNNRPGATRRRSPPAGTVGPRRHGRKARPAAEVYAGPAFSTSPDPSLLPLPQFATGKAVPAAAVDAAAAATRDLRLILRLE